A stretch of DNA from Streptomyces rubradiris:
GGGCCAGGTGCGCCCGACCTGGGAGAGGGCGGGGCTGGGCTGGACGTCGGCGAGGGGCACGGTGGGTTCGGGTGCGGGCAGGCCGAGGCCGGCCGCGACGCCCGCGCACAGCTCCGGGTCGATGTTGGCGAGGACCTGCAACGCCCGTTCCCGGATGGCCACTTCGTAGCACTTGCCGAGTTCGAAGGTGTAGGCGCCGATGATGTGCTCGCGCTCGGGCGGGCTCATGCTCAGCCAGAACCGGCGCGGCTGGCTGAAGTGGTCGCTGAAGGACTCGGGCGCCTCGCGGACCTTGGTCGCCTCGGGGACGCGTACGGGCGTCTCGACGTACGCGCCCAGGTCCGCGCCGGCGGTGAACGGGCAGCCGCCGTCGAGGGAGTTGGGCCGGTAGGGGGCCGCGCCCCGGTGGACGGCCGTCTGGTGGAAGCCGTCGCGGAGCATGTCGTTGACCGGGGCGTGCGGCCGGTTGATCGGGATCTGCGGGAAATTGGGACCGGCCAGGCGGGTGATCTGGGTGTCCAGGTAGGAGAAGAGCCGGCCGGCCAGCAGCGGGTCGTCGGTGATGTCGATGCCGGGGACGAGGTGGCCCACGTGGAAGGCGACCTGTTCGGTCTCGGCGAAGAAGTTGGACGGGTTGCGGTCGAGGGTGAGCAGCCCGATCGGCTGCACGGGGGCCAGTTCCTCGGGGACGATGTTGGTCGGGTCCAGCAGGTCGATGCCCTCGAAGGTCTGGTCGGGGGTGTCGGGGAAGGTCTGGATGCCGAACTCCCACTGGGGGTAGGCGCCCGCCTCGATGGCGTCGGCGAGGTCCCGGCGGTGGAAGTCGGGGTCGACGCCGTTGATGATCTGCGCCTCCTCCCACACCAGGGAGTGCACGCCCAGCTTCGGCTTCCAGTGGAACTTCACCAGCGTGGTCTGGCCGGCGGCGTTGACCAGGCGGAAGGTGTGGACGCCGAAGCCCTCCATGGTGCGGTACGAGCGCGGGATGCCCCGGTCGGACATGTTCCACAGGGTGTGGTGGGCGGCCTCGGTGTGCAGGGTGACGAAGTCCCAGAAGGTGTCGTGGGCGCTCTGTGCCTGCGGGATCTCCCGGTCGGGGTGCGGCTTGCCGGCGTGGATGACGTCGGGGAACTTGATGGCGTCCTGGATGAAGAACACCGGGATGTTGTTGCCGACGAGGTCGAAGACGCCCTCGCTGGTGTAGAACTTGGTCGCGAAACCGCGGGTGTCGCGGACGGTGTCGGAGGAGCCCCGGGAGCCGAGCACGGTGGAGAAGCGGACGAACACCGGTGTCTCGACGTCCTCGGCGAGGAAGGCCGCCTTCGTCACGTTGGCCGCGGTGCCGTAGCTGCGGAACACGCCGTGCGCCCCGGCGCCGCGGGCGTGGACCACGCGCTCGGGGATGCGCTCGTGGTCGAAGTGCATGACCTTCTCGCGCAGGTGGTGGTCCTGCAGGAGCACCGGGCCGCGGGGTCCGGCCTTGAGGGAGTGGTCGGTGTCGTACAGCCGGGTGCCCTGGGCGTTGGTCAGGTAGCTGCCGCTCTGCGCCATCCGGGCCTGGTCGGCGCCGGTGGGCTGCCCGGTCGGGGAGACGGTGTCGGGGCCGGTCTGGTCCGGCTTGGGCGGGAAGGGCTCGTGGGGGTCGGTAGGTTCGGCGACCGGCGGCGTCTTCGGGCCGGGCTTGCCCGGGATGCCGTCCTCGGGGCCCTGGGGTCCTCCTTGGAGGGCGTCCGCCACCTTGTCCGCGGCTCGCTTCAGGGGGTTCGTCTCGCTCATCAGTGGCAATTCCTTCGCTGGTCACGGGGGCGGGCCCGGCTCGGACGAGCGGGTGTCCGCCGCACGGTGGCCCCGCCGGGGCGGGCGGCCGGCACCGCGGCTCGCGTCGGGTGGGTCCCGGGCGGAGGGGGCCGGTGGTGGCCTCGTACCGAGGTCCCCGGGCCGGGGCGTCCGAAACCGGGAACTCGGGGAGTTCCCGGTCGGGGTGAAGTCGGGCCGTCTCGTATCGAGTTGCCGGGACGGCGGCCCGCCGGACGCGCTGGTCCGGCCCGGGGACCGTCGGCAGGGCCACAGCCTCCTGCCGCGGACGTGTCCGTCAGCAGGGCCGGCTTCTTGACCCGGGGGCAGGCCGCCGGTGCCCGGCCGCCCGCACCGCCACCCTAGGCGCTGAGCCGGCGCGGCGCAGTTCGAACGGTGTGCGGGGCCCGGCCGGTCAGGGGCGGGCGACGACGCGGAAGGTGTCCAGGGAGGAGTCCGCCGCGTCCGGGACGAGGAAACCGTGGGCGATGCCGCTGCGCAGATAGTCCACGATCTCCGCGGTGATCACCTCGCCGGGTGCCACGACCGGCACGCCCGGCGGGTAGGGGCTGAGCATCTCGGCGGCGATCCGGCCCACGGCCCGCTCGGCGGGCACCTGTTCGGCGGGGCCGAAGAAGGCGTCCCGGGGCAGGACCGCCTGTTCCAGTTCCAGGGCGCGCGGCTCGGGCAGGTGCACGGCCGGGCGCCGCTCGATGCCGTCCGCCCGCTCCACCAGCGAACGCACGGACTCCACCAGCAGCTTCTCGGTCAGCTCGTCGTCGGAGTGGGTGATGGAGGCGCTGATCCGGCAGGTGTCCGAGCCGCCCATGTCGATGTGGCAGTTCGTGCGCAGCCACTCGGTGGCC
This window harbors:
- a CDS encoding catalase translates to MSETNPLKRAADKVADALQGGPQGPEDGIPGKPGPKTPPVAEPTDPHEPFPPKPDQTGPDTVSPTGQPTGADQARMAQSGSYLTNAQGTRLYDTDHSLKAGPRGPVLLQDHHLREKVMHFDHERIPERVVHARGAGAHGVFRSYGTAANVTKAAFLAEDVETPVFVRFSTVLGSRGSSDTVRDTRGFATKFYTSEGVFDLVGNNIPVFFIQDAIKFPDVIHAGKPHPDREIPQAQSAHDTFWDFVTLHTEAAHHTLWNMSDRGIPRSYRTMEGFGVHTFRLVNAAGQTTLVKFHWKPKLGVHSLVWEEAQIINGVDPDFHRRDLADAIEAGAYPQWEFGIQTFPDTPDQTFEGIDLLDPTNIVPEELAPVQPIGLLTLDRNPSNFFAETEQVAFHVGHLVPGIDITDDPLLAGRLFSYLDTQITRLAGPNFPQIPINRPHAPVNDMLRDGFHQTAVHRGAAPYRPNSLDGGCPFTAGADLGAYVETPVRVPEATKVREAPESFSDHFSQPRRFWLSMSPPEREHIIGAYTFELGKCYEVAIRERALQVLANIDPELCAGVAAGLGLPAPEPTVPLADVQPSPALSQVGRTWPTDGRIIGILTGPDGDLDGVRAVRQAVLDGGMVPLIVAPVGGTLGDGADALTVQRTYATARSVEFDAVLVAGTPGVGADAYGARDAKAGQPTAGAATPDPRVGLLLGEAFRHGKAIGAAKGGEAALEAAGIPLDAPGVIAGDTATGVLSELTRLLGAHRVWERFPSAA